Proteins encoded in a region of the Stieleria neptunia genome:
- a CDS encoding DUF1559 domain-containing protein — translation MNSHPLRASRSAFTLLELLVVIAIIGILVALLLPAVQTAREAARRTQCSNNMKQIGIAVHNYHGMHRCIPTTTTGPDSSAGNCGSGFYSWLAMVLPFVEQGNLYDKIDFNRSLSNHCNYTHSSDYLDYDIAPDHPNAEAARTLVDTYLCPSDPAGVVQVHDDGEQLAPGSYAANVGWPILSSWPGDSRPPLERQNGVFGLFNPSQPHAWHVPKVKFRDITDGLSNTAAIAERKISVIFVVQSPFGGSYVSGEVDENMQSFCGSSIRARSLDRWVPYCGSVTHGDPSFVEKHGHSWISGWTFAANTYMHVMPIGDRNCHTYGGESIGNNLVTPGSYHVGGVHVMMADGSVSFRSESTDLQLWWAMGSGNGGEVLANLE, via the coding sequence ATGAACTCTCACCCTTTGCGTGCATCACGCAGCGCTTTCACGTTGCTCGAGTTGCTCGTCGTGATCGCCATCATCGGCATCCTGGTCGCATTGCTGTTGCCCGCCGTTCAGACGGCGCGCGAGGCGGCGCGGCGGACTCAGTGCAGCAACAACATGAAGCAGATCGGTATCGCCGTTCACAATTACCATGGCATGCATCGCTGCATTCCAACAACGACGACCGGTCCTGACTCGTCCGCCGGCAACTGTGGCAGTGGGTTCTACAGCTGGCTTGCAATGGTGTTGCCGTTCGTTGAACAAGGCAATCTGTACGACAAGATTGACTTCAACCGGTCGCTTTCGAACCACTGCAATTACACCCATAGCAGCGACTACCTCGACTACGACATCGCTCCGGATCATCCCAATGCGGAGGCCGCCAGAACACTCGTCGACACGTACCTTTGTCCATCGGATCCAGCGGGTGTGGTGCAGGTTCACGACGACGGCGAGCAGCTTGCCCCCGGAAGCTATGCCGCCAATGTGGGCTGGCCGATACTCTCGTCCTGGCCCGGGGATAGTCGTCCACCACTGGAACGGCAAAACGGTGTCTTTGGGTTGTTCAATCCATCACAGCCACACGCTTGGCACGTCCCCAAGGTCAAGTTTCGAGATATCACCGATGGACTGTCCAACACCGCCGCGATTGCGGAACGGAAAATCAGCGTGATCTTTGTCGTGCAGAGTCCATTCGGTGGCAGCTACGTCTCCGGAGAGGTCGATGAGAACATGCAGTCCTTCTGCGGAAGCTCCATTCGTGCACGGTCACTTGATCGCTGGGTTCCCTATTGTGGCTCCGTGACCCACGGCGATCCGAGTTTCGTGGAGAAGCATGGGCATTCCTGGATCAGTGGCTGGACGTTTGCAGCCAATACCTACATGCACGTCATGCCGATTGGTGATCGAAACTGTCATACCTATGGAGGTGAAAGCATCGGGAACAACTTGGTCACGCCGGGAAGCTACCATGTCGGCGGTGTGCATGTGATGATGGCCGACGGGAGTGTCAGCTTTCGCTCGGAATCAACTGATTTGCAGCTCTGGTGGGCGATGGGCAGCGGCAATGGGGGCGAGGTTCTCGCGAATCTGGAATGA
- a CDS encoding choice-of-anchor M domain-containing protein — protein MNHLVITSVRICLIGVACTLAGNVSADVVEYSAGHSDIGLAYEDGELNLHFHFGGDTILDGAPVGGVGGIEFNPSDAYVLVDDAAMYPGGAPGPISFLGLNTGDPVWILPQSNTAGMPFLGIATEELEAPFTSASFEMTGFSGPGQFALWQGGFAPSVFMQTSDGIIGGPGDTLSLPSVGSHDHYNWGFTQQGVYDIELTATAYNGSLPGGFVSDTETFRFVVGNVTAIPEPSSFAAIAFVTTGFLVRRRRR, from the coding sequence ATGAATCACCTTGTCATCACATCAGTTCGCATTTGCTTGATCGGCGTGGCCTGCACCCTAGCGGGGAATGTATCCGCAGACGTCGTGGAATACTCGGCAGGACATTCCGACATCGGGCTGGCCTACGAAGATGGCGAACTAAACCTGCACTTTCACTTTGGCGGAGATACGATCCTGGACGGCGCTCCAGTGGGTGGCGTTGGAGGGATCGAGTTCAACCCGAGTGATGCCTATGTCCTCGTTGATGATGCCGCGATGTATCCCGGGGGCGCTCCCGGTCCCATTTCCTTTTTGGGTTTGAACACGGGTGACCCTGTCTGGATCTTGCCTCAAAGCAACACCGCAGGGATGCCATTTCTCGGGATTGCGACCGAGGAGCTTGAGGCACCGTTTACGTCGGCGAGTTTTGAAATGACAGGGTTTTCAGGTCCCGGTCAGTTTGCCTTGTGGCAAGGCGGGTTTGCACCGTCCGTGTTCATGCAAACCAGCGACGGGATCATCGGTGGCCCCGGCGATACGTTGTCGCTCCCGAGTGTCGGAAGCCACGACCACTACAACTGGGGCTTCACGCAACAAGGTGTCTATGACATCGAACTCACTGCGACCGCGTACAACGGAAGCTTGCCAGGTGGATTCGTCAGCGACACGGAGACGTTCCGATTTGTCGTCGGGAATGTGACCGCAATCCCCGAGCCGAGCAGCTTCGCTGCAATCGCATTCGTCACGACCGGCTTCCTCGTGCGGCGCCGTCGTCGCTAA
- a CDS encoding family 16 glycosylhydrolase encodes MVRRILFVSMVIVASLSVCNQTRLFAQDGKHNVPLSAASTDQWKIRWDRSDDFDGDDVDWRKWNKSPENFGAWVWDNESNVAVSNGILQITMRRLPTPVVKGRRPPTPYTSGMLKSHVTGTYGYYEARVKAAALFPGVCPSFWLYSKIDDSIVAVGETRYSEVDIVELTQRGDRVPGNERIADCNLHAILSNGKPGIGGRDWRRPNDQCYKDAQANELRLPFDPRDDFHTYGCEVTPETVTWFIDGKAIGQKPNRYWHREMNVALSLGLRPPYSTYTVKGFVPSDVEVDDEFPTTMEVDYVRVWERVK; translated from the coding sequence ATGGTCCGGCGGATTCTGTTCGTTTCAATGGTGATCGTGGCCTCGTTGTCCGTTTGTAATCAAACGCGACTGTTTGCGCAGGATGGCAAGCACAACGTCCCACTCTCTGCGGCTTCCACCGACCAGTGGAAAATTCGCTGGGATCGGTCCGACGATTTTGATGGCGATGACGTTGATTGGCGAAAATGGAACAAGTCGCCCGAGAATTTTGGCGCCTGGGTCTGGGACAACGAGAGCAATGTCGCGGTGTCAAACGGGATTCTCCAGATCACGATGCGACGGCTGCCGACACCCGTCGTCAAGGGACGCCGACCGCCAACGCCGTATACATCCGGCATGTTGAAGTCGCATGTCACAGGAACCTATGGATACTACGAGGCACGTGTCAAAGCGGCTGCACTGTTTCCCGGCGTGTGTCCCTCCTTTTGGCTGTACAGTAAGATCGACGATTCGATCGTTGCCGTGGGGGAAACCCGATACAGCGAAGTCGACATCGTCGAGCTAACGCAGCGAGGCGATCGTGTTCCAGGCAACGAACGCATTGCGGACTGCAACTTGCACGCGATTTTATCCAACGGCAAACCGGGGATCGGCGGCCGCGATTGGCGTCGACCAAACGATCAATGCTACAAGGACGCGCAAGCCAATGAGCTGCGACTACCGTTTGATCCGCGCGACGACTTTCATACCTACGGCTGCGAAGTGACTCCAGAGACGGTTACCTGGTTCATTGACGGCAAAGCGATCGGCCAGAAACCAAATCGTTACTGGCACCGCGAGATGAACGTCGCCCTTTCACTCGGGCTCCGTCCGCCCTATTCGACGTACACGGTCAAGGGCTTCGTCCCCTCGGATGTCGAAGTCGACGATGAGTTCCCCACCACGATGGAAGTCGATTACGTTCGTGTCTGGGAACGTGTGAAGTAG
- a CDS encoding DUF58 domain-containing protein translates to MTTDFCPWANRFVYWLKEPVGWFVLGTVVSVIVGLYLAPIGWTLAASLASVIAVGMVWPAVAVRAVNCRVTSSSVQVHEGDRCELQLAVRNRLPLPVWGLAVEGFLDRKREQSDHAATPTVALAFVRAWAISNYRFSVQPVLRGRYPDGDAILTCSFPFGIWTAKRKMQDVASVTVWPKVFPIAGQTAMTGRRAAESGEGNRTGRTGDFIGVREYRHGDCLRQVNWVATARSGALVVTERSGPQCPSVEVTVDVAGSSNRDPLADRIRVAASVLANLHRSAVPLRVHLGQRCFHVRRGWEGWVQMMDALADVPPEGAGDPCYPNPSRQHASITIASDHRGDIAVCVADPSVNPRLMSGHSHRVIRRDHDLTSQLFAFWTEVRDANLVA, encoded by the coding sequence TTGACAACCGACTTTTGCCCGTGGGCCAATCGTTTCGTTTATTGGCTGAAAGAACCCGTCGGTTGGTTCGTGCTGGGCACCGTCGTGAGCGTGATCGTCGGTCTTTATCTGGCGCCGATCGGCTGGACGCTGGCCGCATCACTCGCATCGGTAATCGCCGTCGGGATGGTATGGCCGGCCGTTGCGGTTCGTGCGGTGAACTGCCGCGTGACGTCTAGTAGCGTACAGGTTCATGAAGGCGATCGATGCGAATTGCAGCTGGCCGTGCGAAACCGGTTGCCGCTTCCCGTCTGGGGATTGGCGGTCGAGGGCTTTTTGGATCGCAAGCGTGAACAGAGCGACCACGCCGCCACTCCCACCGTCGCGCTGGCCTTCGTTCGTGCCTGGGCCATTTCGAATTATCGTTTTTCGGTCCAGCCCGTATTGCGCGGCCGCTATCCCGACGGCGATGCGATATTGACGTGTTCGTTTCCCTTCGGGATTTGGACGGCCAAACGCAAGATGCAAGACGTCGCATCGGTCACCGTCTGGCCCAAAGTGTTTCCGATTGCGGGGCAGACCGCGATGACGGGTCGGCGAGCCGCGGAATCCGGGGAAGGCAACCGAACGGGTCGAACAGGCGATTTCATCGGCGTGCGGGAATACCGTCACGGGGATTGTTTGCGACAAGTCAATTGGGTCGCCACGGCGCGGTCGGGCGCGTTGGTGGTGACCGAACGAAGTGGCCCGCAGTGCCCGAGTGTGGAAGTGACCGTCGACGTAGCAGGGTCCTCCAATCGTGATCCATTGGCCGATCGCATTCGAGTCGCTGCCAGTGTGCTGGCCAACTTGCATCGGTCAGCGGTTCCGTTACGGGTGCATCTTGGACAGCGTTGCTTTCACGTTCGACGAGGCTGGGAAGGATGGGTGCAGATGATGGATGCGCTGGCAGACGTGCCGCCGGAAGGTGCTGGCGACCCATGCTATCCGAATCCGTCTCGACAGCATGCTTCGATCACGATCGCTTCGGACCATCGTGGCGACATTGCGGTTTGCGTCGCCGATCCCAGCGTGAATCCGCGGTTGATGAGCGGCCATTCGCATCGAGTGATTCGTCGCGATCATGACCTGAC
- a CDS encoding STM4012 family radical SAM protein: protein MPKLNGESTRGLAETIANDQYAGYAYAYPHKTSYRELDPPVELSTAWANEDKSRLYLYVHLPFCEMRCGFCNLFTASQPADELVDRTLKAITRQSRVVAESVEPQSVAQVAIGGGTPTYLHADELDDVLQTIRRDWPLPTASFPFSIEVSPATVDPNKLRVLIDHGVRRISMGVQSFVQRDLNRLGRPQQNHQVDSAIDLIRQSGVEVFNLDLIYGNHDQSEADWVRTVRRALAYRPEELFMYPLYVRELTGLGRTGRSPAENRRHLYGRGREMLLEAGYRQISMRMFRRDDVEYSTQHCCQEDGMIGLGPGARSYTSDLHYSSEYAVSGVGVRKIIADYCQRKTADFSAADYGVWLCRDEQARRYLIRSLLQTDGLDRSAFLENFGRDVRNMLPQVDELVRLDFAKITSQRLTLTVNGLAHSDVIGPWLYSDQVQEQMEQYELK from the coding sequence ATGCCGAAATTGAATGGTGAATCGACACGCGGACTCGCCGAAACGATCGCGAATGATCAGTACGCGGGCTATGCCTATGCGTATCCTCACAAAACGTCCTACCGAGAACTCGATCCGCCCGTCGAGTTGTCGACCGCCTGGGCGAACGAAGACAAGTCGCGGCTGTATCTTTACGTGCACCTTCCGTTTTGCGAAATGAGGTGTGGGTTTTGCAACCTGTTCACAGCGTCGCAACCCGCCGACGAACTGGTCGATCGGACGTTGAAAGCGATCACGCGACAATCCAGAGTGGTTGCGGAATCGGTTGAGCCACAGAGCGTCGCTCAGGTCGCCATCGGCGGCGGCACCCCGACTTATTTGCACGCCGACGAACTCGACGACGTCCTGCAAACCATTCGACGAGATTGGCCACTCCCAACGGCGAGTTTCCCGTTTTCAATCGAAGTTTCGCCCGCGACGGTCGACCCGAACAAGCTTCGCGTGCTGATCGACCACGGCGTGCGGCGGATCAGCATGGGTGTGCAAAGCTTCGTTCAACGCGATTTGAATCGTCTCGGTCGTCCTCAACAGAACCACCAAGTCGACTCGGCGATCGACCTGATTCGTCAAAGTGGCGTTGAGGTCTTCAACTTGGATTTGATCTATGGCAATCACGATCAAAGCGAGGCAGATTGGGTGCGGACGGTTCGGCGAGCACTCGCCTACCGGCCCGAAGAGCTGTTCATGTACCCGCTTTACGTTCGCGAGTTGACAGGACTTGGACGTACCGGACGGAGCCCTGCCGAAAATCGCAGGCATCTTTATGGACGGGGTCGAGAAATGTTGTTGGAGGCTGGTTATCGTCAAATTTCGATGCGAATGTTTCGCCGGGACGACGTTGAATATTCGACGCAGCATTGTTGCCAGGAAGACGGTATGATCGGCCTTGGTCCTGGCGCTCGCAGCTACACGTCCGACCTGCATTACAGCAGCGAATACGCCGTCAGTGGCGTCGGTGTCCGAAAGATCATCGCAGACTACTGCCAACGCAAAACAGCCGATTTTTCTGCCGCCGACTATGGCGTCTGGTTGTGTCGCGATGAGCAAGCCCGGCGATATCTCATTCGGTCACTGCTTCAAACCGACGGATTGGACCGTTCGGCGTTTCTCGAAAACTTTGGTCGTGACGTTCGCAATATGCTGCCGCAAGTCGACGAACTCGTGCGACTCGACTTTGCAAAGATTACATCACAGCGATTGACTCTAACTGTCAATGGACTTGCTCACAGCGACGTGATCGGCCCCTGGTTGTACTCCGATCAGGTTCAAGAGCAAATGGAGCAGTATGAATTGAAATGA
- a CDS encoding MerC domain-containing protein, whose amino-acid sequence MSRELSVIEVISAGPTEQSVRSGWSDWAGMVASIGCAIHCAAMPLVIAYLPALGLSFLADEAFHKWMAGGCFAIALTAFIPGLRQHGRLTPVIIGSVGLMVISIAAFGFAGECCAACESGAASIPAGTLDESGKVLDSATTEVCTDDCCPHCASETAAVGPKPVLAGVNVAALPIQSPWVARIVPWMTPLGGIVLVIAHLLNRRYGCLCGCCDKPESSG is encoded by the coding sequence GTGAGCCGCGAGTTATCTGTGATCGAAGTCATCTCGGCGGGGCCGACCGAGCAAAGCGTTCGATCGGGCTGGAGCGACTGGGCCGGAATGGTCGCGTCGATCGGGTGTGCGATTCATTGTGCCGCGATGCCGCTGGTGATCGCTTATTTGCCCGCTCTCGGACTGAGTTTCTTGGCCGACGAGGCGTTCCACAAATGGATGGCCGGCGGTTGCTTTGCCATCGCACTGACCGCTTTCATTCCAGGGCTGCGTCAACACGGACGCTTGACCCCGGTGATCATCGGCAGTGTCGGCTTGATGGTGATTTCAATCGCGGCGTTTGGTTTCGCCGGAGAGTGCTGCGCCGCATGCGAGAGCGGTGCGGCATCGATCCCCGCGGGCACGCTCGACGAGTCGGGTAAGGTACTTGATTCCGCCACCACAGAAGTGTGCACCGACGACTGCTGTCCCCACTGTGCGAGCGAAACCGCTGCGGTCGGGCCGAAACCTGTGCTTGCCGGTGTCAACGTCGCCGCCTTGCCGATTCAGTCCCCGTGGGTCGCACGAATCGTCCCATGGATGACGCCCCTGGGCGGAATCGTGCTCGTGATCGCCCACCTGCTCAATCGGCGCTACGGTTGCCTGTGCGGTTGCTGCGACAAACCGGAGTCGTCCGGTTAG
- a CDS encoding STM4011 family radical SAM protein codes for MKVTRILYRGSLSSCNYACGYCPFAKTTNTREELDRDRDQLQRFVDWAADCRQPLGVMITPWGEAIIHRYYRNAMIDLSRMDHVHRIAIQTNLSGYLGDLEDALVDRIAIWATFHPGETDLPRFLDRCATLQRLSIRFSVGVVGFQEHFDEIAELRKRLPGDVYLWVNVPKSSGIDYSDEELRFLSSIDPYFRWNLRRWPSLGAACQTGHTSFTVDGEGDARRCHFVDDVIGNIYRDDIWSLLKPTACPNSTCGCHIGYVHREDFGLDQLYGENLLERIPLTWPKIDFPMTDEPTSIPLTPLRPIR; via the coding sequence ATGAAAGTCACACGCATTTTGTATCGAGGTTCGCTGTCCAGTTGCAACTATGCGTGCGGATATTGCCCCTTCGCCAAGACGACCAACACGCGTGAAGAACTCGATCGTGATCGGGACCAGTTGCAGCGGTTCGTCGATTGGGCAGCCGATTGCCGTCAACCTCTCGGTGTGATGATCACACCGTGGGGCGAAGCGATCATCCATCGGTACTATCGCAATGCCATGATTGACCTGTCACGGATGGACCATGTGCACCGGATCGCGATTCAAACCAATCTCAGCGGTTACTTGGGCGATCTCGAGGATGCTCTGGTCGATCGAATCGCCATCTGGGCAACCTTTCACCCCGGGGAAACCGACCTGCCTCGATTTCTGGATCGTTGTGCGACCTTGCAACGACTGAGCATTCGGTTCAGTGTCGGGGTCGTGGGGTTTCAAGAGCATTTCGACGAAATCGCCGAATTGCGCAAACGCCTGCCGGGTGATGTTTACCTGTGGGTCAACGTGCCCAAGAGCAGTGGGATCGACTACTCAGACGAGGAGCTCCGATTCTTGAGCTCCATCGATCCGTATTTCCGATGGAATCTACGGCGTTGGCCCAGTCTCGGTGCAGCGTGCCAGACCGGGCACACGTCATTCACAGTGGATGGCGAAGGTGACGCACGACGATGCCACTTCGTTGACGACGTCATCGGGAACATCTATCGCGACGACATCTGGTCCCTGTTGAAGCCCACAGCATGCCCCAATTCGACGTGCGGATGCCACATCGGCTACGTGCACCGCGAAGACTTCGGGCTCGATCAACTCTACGGCGAGAATCTTCTGGAGCGTATCCCGCTGACTTGGCCGAAAATCGACTTTCCGATGACGGATGAGCCGACGTCGATTCCGTTGACGCCGTTACGCCCCATTCGATGA
- a CDS encoding ArsR/SmtB family transcription factor produces the protein MSSQAKPNLTDDDSPSCRGGEHEHQPVRFNDAACERAAAIFRALGDPQRLRLLIMLEARSCCVSELAEALEEPLPAISQRLRVLKSERVVRSRRDGKHVYYSLADGHISRLVTNGVMHAMEDA, from the coding sequence TTGAGTTCCCAAGCAAAACCGAACCTGACAGACGATGACTCTCCGAGTTGCCGAGGCGGCGAGCACGAGCATCAGCCGGTCAGGTTTAACGATGCCGCCTGTGAGCGGGCGGCGGCGATTTTCAGGGCCCTCGGTGATCCGCAACGATTGCGTTTGCTGATCATGCTGGAGGCACGGTCGTGTTGCGTCTCGGAACTCGCCGAAGCCTTGGAGGAACCGTTGCCGGCGATTTCGCAGCGTTTGCGTGTGCTCAAGAGCGAACGGGTCGTCCGATCCCGACGTGATGGCAAGCACGTTTATTACAGTCTGGCCGACGGGCACATTTCGCGATTGGTGACCAACGGGGTCATGCACGCGATGGAAGACGCATGA
- a CDS encoding Fur family transcriptional regulator — MKQSSIPTDSAKDTIRAVGLRATPARLATLQMLREAISPMTHAEVAERLAESGVDKATAFRNLNDMTDAGLLRRTELGDHVYRFEEIRPGEGDSDGHPHFLCTVCGTVSCLDTVKLTASSQRASQAVGEITEILLRGRCNDCK; from the coding sequence ATGAAACAATCCTCCATCCCCACCGATTCCGCCAAAGACACGATTCGTGCCGTGGGACTGCGGGCGACTCCGGCGCGGCTCGCCACGTTGCAGATGTTGCGTGAGGCGATCTCGCCGATGACGCACGCGGAAGTTGCCGAGCGCTTGGCCGAGAGCGGTGTCGATAAAGCGACGGCGTTTCGCAACCTGAACGACATGACCGACGCGGGATTGCTTCGCCGCACCGAACTCGGTGATCACGTCTATCGCTTCGAAGAAATTCGCCCAGGCGAAGGCGACTCCGACGGCCATCCGCACTTTCTCTGCACCGTGTGCGGTACCGTTTCTTGCCTGGACACCGTCAAACTGACCGCAAGCAGTCAGCGCGCCAGTCAGGCGGTAGGCGAAATCACAGAGATCCTGCTCCGCGGCCGCTGCAACGACTGCAAGTAG